The Deinococcus betulae DNA segment AAGTCGTGCCCACGGTCCACACCCCGAACCCCACCGCACTGACGGTCAGGTCGGTGCCCAGCAACTTGCGGTATTCCATGCGCGCACTATCTCACTGCCTGGCGGGGATGGTTGCCCCCGAACGACCGGTCAGGCAGGGGTAGGGACAGGGAAGAGGAGGTGGGTGGTCGGCAGGGCAACGGTGAGGAGCGGGCGACCTGTTTCGAGAGCTGGGTGCAGGGCTGCCCCTTGAATCACGCGGAGCCGGGCAGGTCGCACACGCCCGGTCATGTCCACCTGGGTCAGCCACCAGCCGGCCTGACCGTCCAGGCGCAGCTGGGCCAGCGTGCGCCAGGGGGCCGGCACGAGGCCAGTGGAGACCGGCAGCGCCAGCCCGAACTGCTGAAAGGCCAGGTGGGTCAGTAGCTTTCCATCCTCCCAGACGCGCACCTGGCCGTGGTTCTGGCTGCCCTGCCACTCGAAACGCGCCAGCGTCTTGGGAATGCCCCAGTTGGCCCGGCCCCAGGTCACGCTCTGCGGCGTACCAACGGCAATGCGCGTCACCTGCGGGCGCGGTCCAGCGGGGCTGGGGGCGCCCAGCGTCACCCACATCACCTCGTCGTAGGGCCCCACTGGCGAGGCCGCGTAGCGCAGCAGCAGGAGGGCGCCGGGGTCTGGGCGGCCATAGACGGTCACCAGGGCCTGACCACGCAGCCGCCAGGGTGGGGGAGACATGCGCCCACCGTATAGCCTGGGGCGATGCTCAAGCACGTTTCGTTTCTGACCCGCGACCTGGCGGCCACGCTGGCGTTTTATGTTCACCTGGGCGGCACCGTGGAGAAGCAGTTGACCACGCCCGAGGGCTACGGCCGCGCGGTGGTGCGTCTGGGTGAGGGCCGCCTCCAATTCTTTGAGGTGACAGGGGAGGGGCCAGCGCCGCATCCTCACTGGGCTGAGCACATTGCTCTGCATGTCGTCGGCCTCAATGAACTGCTGTCTGGGCTGCGGGCGCAGGGCGTCACTGTCACCCGCGACCTACAATCCAGCCCCAGTGGCCGTGACATGGCTTTCGTGCTGGACCCGGACGGGCGGCAGGTGGAATTGCTGGAAGCGTCCGGGGAGTAGTAAAGGCTGGTCTGACAGCGGTCTCCAGGACAAGTGAAGCTCTTGGCCCTCCGCTGTTTTGGAGCGACTGCTGAAGAGAACGGCCTCCGTGGTCTTGGGGGGCAGCCCCTGATCGCCAGGGGAAAACGGGACGCCGCCGTCAGATCTTCCTCTCCATTGTCCCCTCACCCCTTACCATCACCCTATGACCCCAACCCTTGTGATCGTGCCCGGCCTGGGCGACAGCGGCCCAGAGCACTGGCAGACCCTGTGGCAGCACAAGTTCGGCGCGGCGCGCGTGCGCCAGGACGACCCGGAGCAGCCCACCCCGGCCACGTGGTCGGCCCGCTTGCAGGAGGTCATTGACGCCACGCCCGGCGACCTCATTCTGGTGGGGCACTCGTGCGGGGTACTGAATATCGTGCACTGGGCGGCGCTGACGGGCGGTCACGAACGGGTCAAGGGGGCGCTTTTGGTCGGCCCCACCGACGCCGACTTCACGCCCACCTATCAGGCCTATCCGGGGGTGGCCGGGATGGCCCCCGTGCCCATGACTGCCCTGCCGTTTCCAGCACTGGTGATTGCCAGCGAGAATGACCCTTACGCCAGCGCCGAGCGCGCCCAGGCCTTTGCGGAGGCCTGGGGCGCCGAATACGTCTCGGCGGGCGAGGCGGGGCATATCAATGTCGCCAGCGGCCACGGCGACTGGCCTGACGGCGAGGTGCTGCTCGGTGAGGCCCTGCACGCCTGGACTCCGCCGGACGTTGTGAGGCTCTAAGACCAGCAAAAGGGCCGCCAGAGCTGTGGCGGCCCGATTCTTTGAGGTGACTTCAGACGCTGGCGGTTGCGGCGCTGTGCTTGTCCAGCAGGGCTTCAAAGGCGCGCTTGGGCTGGGCGCCCACGACCCCTTCGACGGGCTGGCCATCCTTGAAGAGAATCAGGGTGGGAATGCTCATGACGCGGTACTGGCCCTGGGTCACGGGGTTTTCATCCACGTTGAGTTTGCCGATCTTCACGCGGCCCTCGTACTGGCTGGCCAGTTCCTCAATCACCGGCGCGATAATTCGGCAGGGGCCGCACCAGGGGGCCCAGAAGTCCACCAGGGTCAGGCCCTGGCCGATTTCGTCGTTAAAGGTGCTGTCGGTCAGTTCGACTGGCTTCATGGCCCGATGATACGCCCGCCGGGGCCGCTGTGGGATAGGGCGCGCATGGAGAAAAGGCTCACCACTTGTTTAATCGTAGTGACTTGGAGTGCAATGTCTGGGCATGCGGAGCGGCCTGCCTGGAGGCGGGGGCGCTAGCCTGAAGGCATGGCCGAGTCCGTGCGTGACCCTGAAGCCCTGCAGCGGGGCGCGGCGCTGTTTGCGCGGGGCGAATGGTGGGAAGCCCACGAAGCCTGGGAAGGGCCCTGGCAGGCGGCGGCGGGCCAGGAGCGCGACTTTTATCAGGCGCTGATTCTGCTGGCCGCCGCGCTTCATAAACGCTGGTATCACGGCAGCCACAGCCACCGCAACTTTGTCAAGGCCGAGCGGTATCTGGACGCCTTGCCGCCCAGCTACGCAGGGGTAGACCTCGCGCGGCTGCGGGCCGAGGTCTGGACCGCGCTGCATGAAGAGGGGCAGTACCCGGTGGTCATGAATGGAGGAGAGGCCCCAGCCACTGAGCCGGACCTGGAAGGGCACTAAAGACAGGGGATAAGGCACACCCAAAGCGGCGCAACAGAACCGGCAGAGGCGGGAAGGGGATGTCCGACCTCCCTTTGAAATCAGGACCGTTCCGTCTTCAGGTATCCTGACGCCCGAACGTCGCCTGCCCGCCGGGGCGCGGCGGTTACACAGGAGAACATCAGATGGAACGAATTGCACTTTTTATTGACGGCGCAAATGTCTACGCAGCGGCCAAGCGACTGGGCTGGAACTTTGACCACCGCAAGATTCTGGACTACTTCGCGGCGCAGGGCGCGCTGCACAACGCCTTTTACTACACGGCGGTCCCGGTCCCCATGGACGACAAGCAAAAGCGCTTTACCGACGCCCTGACCTACATGGGCTACACGGTGCGTACCCGCCCGCTGCGCGAGG contains these protein-coding regions:
- a CDS encoding RBBP9/YdeN family alpha/beta hydrolase, whose product is MTPTLVIVPGLGDSGPEHWQTLWQHKFGAARVRQDDPEQPTPATWSARLQEVIDATPGDLILVGHSCGVLNIVHWAALTGGHERVKGALLVGPTDADFTPTYQAYPGVAGMAPVPMTALPFPALVIASENDPYASAERAQAFAEAWGAEYVSAGEAGHINVASGHGDWPDGEVLLGEALHAWTPPDVVRL
- a CDS encoding DUF309 domain-containing protein gives rise to the protein MAESVRDPEALQRGAALFARGEWWEAHEAWEGPWQAAAGQERDFYQALILLAAALHKRWYHGSHSHRNFVKAERYLDALPPSYAGVDLARLRAEVWTALHEEGQYPVVMNGGEAPATEPDLEGH
- a CDS encoding VOC family protein, which gives rise to MLKHVSFLTRDLAATLAFYVHLGGTVEKQLTTPEGYGRAVVRLGEGRLQFFEVTGEGPAPHPHWAEHIALHVVGLNELLSGLRAQGVTVTRDLQSSPSGRDMAFVLDPDGRQVELLEASGE
- the trxA gene encoding thioredoxin → MPQRPRRAYHRAMKPVELTDSTFNDEIGQGLTLVDFWAPWCGPCRIIAPVIEELASQYEGRVKIGKLNVDENPVTQGQYRVMSIPTLILFKDGQPVEGVVGAQPKRAFEALLDKHSAATASV